From a region of the Helianthus annuus cultivar XRQ/B chromosome 5, HanXRQr2.0-SUNRISE, whole genome shotgun sequence genome:
- the LOC110940100 gene encoding ATP-dependent zinc metalloprotease FTSH 7, chloroplastic — MAALETLRPIIHSQIHVNYSNYRSYMYSSRNSFRVPHATSNLFVTKSSLPIHTSINLYREFRVPHMFNSCGRELGFLKMNKRYRGMNEIKASVNNSSCDHDTETESSGKKSETESSNKVSKKTEKRGKKGKGGGKWRWQPVIKAQEIGILLLQLGVVMFSMRLLRLGVPLPGSDPRVSNEFVSVPYSDFLSKVGSNQVQKVEVDGVHIMFKLKQEQGSVESDVGDGSRVQDSELLLRSVAPTKRIVYTTTRPNDIKTPYEKMLENGVEFGSPDKRSGGFLNSALISLFYVAVLAGLLHRFPVNFSQQQTPGQLRNRKSSGSGGSKVSEEGEAITFSDVAGVDEAKEELEEIVEFLRNPDRYVRLGARPPRGVLLVGLPGTGKTLLAKAVAGEADVPFISCSASEFVELYVGMGASRVRDLFARAKKEAPSIIFIDEIDAVAKSRDGRYRIVSNDEREQTLNQLLTEMDGFDSNSAVIVLGATNRADVLDPALRRPGRFDRVVMVETPDRVGRQAILNVHVSKKELPLGDDVDLANIASMTTGFTGADLANLVNEAALLAGRQNKVVVEKIDFIQAVERSIAGIEKKTAKLQGSEKAVVARHEAGHAVVGTAVSKLLAGQPRVEKLSILPRSGGALGFTYTPPTTEDRYLLFVDELRGRLVTLLGGRAAEEIIYSGRVSTGALDDIRRATDMAYKAIAEYGLNRTIGPISLATLSNGGMDDSGGSGFGRDQGHLVDLVQKEVKLMLQSALDVALSVMRANPNVLEGLGAYLEEKEKVEGEELQEWLKMVVAPEELADFVKGTQDVFLPLQSASPDLKQLL; from the exons ATGGCAGCTCTTGAAACGCTACGACCCATAATTCACTCTCAAATTCATGTTAATTACTCCAATTATCGCTCATACATGTACAGTTCTCGCAATAGTTTTCGTGTTCCACACGCAACCTCAAATCTATTCGTTACCAAATCATCGTTACCAATTCACACATCTATCAATTTGTACAGAGAATTTAGGGTTCCACATATGTTTAATTCATGTGGTAGAGAGTTAGGGTTTCTGAAAATGAATAAGAGGTATAGAGGAATGAATGAGATTAAAGCAAGTGTAAATAATAGTTCTTGTGATCATGATACTGAAACTGAATCATCAGGGAAAAAGAGTGAAACTGAGAGTAGTAATAAAGTGAGTAAGAAGACAGAGAAGAGGGGGAAGAAGGGGAAAGGCGGTGGGAAATGGCGGTGGCAACCGGTAATTAAGGCGCAAGAGATCGGTATATTGTTGTTGCAGTTAGGGGTTGTTATGTTTTCCATGAGGTTGCTTAGGTTAGGTGTTCCATTGCCAGGGTCGGACCCCAGGGTTTCGAATGAATTCGTTAGCGTGCCGTATAGTGATTTTTTGAGTAAGGTTGGGAGTAATCAGGTGCAGAAGGTGGAGGTTGATGGGGTGCATATAATGTTTAAGTTGAAGCAGGAACAGGGGAGTGTTGAGAGTGACGTTGGTGATGGTAGTAGAGTGCAGGATTCGGAGTTGTTGTTGAGGAGTGTGGCGCCTACGAAGAGGATTGTGTATACGACGACACGTCCTAATGATATTAAGACTCCTTATGAAAAGATGCTTGAAAATGGTGTGGAGTTTGGGTCTCCTGATAAGCGGTCTGGTGGGTTCTTGAACTCTGCATTG ATATCTTTGTTTTATGTTGCTGTATTAGCAGGGCTACTTCACCGCTTCCCTGTAAACTTCTCTCAGCAG CAAACCCCTGGTCAGTTAAGAAACCGCAAGTCAAGTGGTTCTGGCGGGTCAAAAGTGTCCGAAGAAGGAGAAGCCATCACATTTTCAGACGTTGCTGGTGTCGATGAGGCTAAAGAGGAACTTGAAGAAATTGTG GAATTTCTCAGAAATCCAGACCGATATGTACGACTTGGGGCTCGCCCTCCTCGAGGTGTGCTCTTG GTCGGTCTTCCTGGGACAGGTAAGACACTGTTGGCAAAGGCGGTAGCTGGGGAAGCTGACGTACCTTTCATTAGTTGTTCCGCAAGTGAGTTTGTAGAACTTTATGTCGGCATGGGAGCATCACGTGTTAGAGATCTCTTTGCAAGGGCGAAGAAGGAAGCACCATCAATCATATTTATAGACGAG ATTGATGCTGTAGCCAAGAGTCGTGATGGTAGGTATCGAATTGTCAGCAATGATGAACGAGAACAAACGTTGAACCAACTGCTCACG GAGATGGACGGTTTTGATAGTAATTCGGCTGTAATTGTTCTCGGTGCAACGAACCGTGCTGACGTATTAGATCCAGCACTTCGCCGACCTGGGAGATTTGATCGTGTGGTTATG GTAGAAACGCCTGATAGAGTTGGAAGACAAGCTATTTTGAATGTGCATGTTTCTAAGAAAGAGCTTCCTTTGGGCGATGATGTTGATCTTGCTAATATTGCATCCATGACCACTGGTTTCACTGG GGCGGACCTTGCAAATTTGGTAAACGAAGCTGCTTTGTTGGCAGGGAGACAAAATAAAGTCGTCGTGGAGAAAATCGACTTTATTCAAGCAGTGGAGCGCTCCATTGCT GGGATTGAAAAGAAAACAGCCAAGTTGCAAGGTAGTGAGAAAGCAGTGGTTGCGCGTCATGAAGCTGGTCATGCAGTCGTAGGCACTGCTGTTTCCAAACTTCTTGCAGGACAGCCAAGGGTTGAG AAGCTAAGCATACTGCCTAGGTCAGGAGGGGCATTGGGATTTACTTATACTCCTCCGACCACCGAGGATAGGTATTTGCTTTTTGTAGACGAGTTACGAGGACGTTTGGTAACTCTTCTCGGAGGGCGTGCTGCTGAAGAAATCATTTACTCAGGCCGCGTGTCAACAGGGGCACTTGACGACATACGTCGAGCTACTGACATGGCATACAAGGCTATTGCTGAATATGGTCTCAATCGCACCATTGGCCCGATCTCATTGGCAACACTTTCAAATGGCGGCATGGATGATTCCGGAGGATCTGGTTTTGGAAGGGACCAG GGGCATCTGGTGGATCTTGTTCAAAAAGAAGTTAAGCTGATGCTTCAATCAGCACTGGATGTGGCGCTTTCTGTCATGCGTGCTAATCCCAATGTTTTGGAGGGGCTTGGTGCCTATCTTGAAG